The Blautia hydrogenotrophica DSM 10507 genome window below encodes:
- a CDS encoding phosphoenolpyruvate carboxykinase (ATP) — MSTKANYPISEIGKGKVGFSKTRSIIEAAFYGNNVVKVNTLKEAYNLAKNSPGTVVTDMPVYRGEEFGLDADAKVLLFNDGAITGRYATARRIAGEPGVDCEALDKVAMDAIYTSRYKKMYHATVYAGLDPEFMVKAHLLIPEGEENIMYNWMLNFQYMSDDYVKMYKESKPVGDGKEPDIYIFSDPQWAPSENPGVSYDCLSDPAKKTLCYFNTETNCACILGMRYFGEHKKGTLTMVWAIANRNGYASCHGGQKEYLLSDGSKYVASVYGLSGSGKSTLTHAKHDGKYEIKVLHDDAFIINTDTCASIAIEPTYFDKTADYPTGCEDNKYLLTAQNCSATLDEDGKVQLVTEDIRNGNGRAIKSKLWSPNRVDKIDAPVNAIFWIMKDPTIPPIVKLKGASLASVMGATLATKRSSAERLAPGVDPNKLVVVPYANPFRTYPLSNDYEKFKKLVEEKNVDCYIVNTGDFMGKKVQPKDTLGILEAIVEKRAQFHQWGSFSDIEIMDWEGFIPDMNDPEYVSQLKARMNDRLNEIKAFETEKEGYDKLPDDALAAIQKVVDELN; from the coding sequence ATGTCAACAAAAGCGAATTATCCAATTAGTGAAATTGGAAAAGGAAAAGTTGGTTTTTCCAAGACACGTTCCATCATTGAAGCAGCTTTCTATGGTAATAATGTTGTCAAGGTAAACACTCTGAAAGAAGCGTACAATCTTGCTAAGAATTCTCCGGGCACTGTTGTTACTGATATGCCGGTATATAGAGGAGAAGAATTCGGACTGGACGCGGATGCGAAAGTTCTGTTGTTCAATGACGGAGCCATCACTGGACGTTATGCGACTGCACGCCGTATTGCAGGAGAACCGGGTGTGGACTGCGAAGCGCTGGACAAGGTAGCTATGGACGCGATCTATACCTCTCGTTATAAAAAAATGTATCATGCTACTGTATATGCGGGTCTGGATCCAGAATTCATGGTAAAAGCTCATCTTCTGATTCCAGAAGGAGAGGAAAATATCATGTATAACTGGATGCTGAACTTCCAGTACATGTCTGATGATTACGTAAAAATGTACAAAGAGTCAAAGCCAGTAGGAGACGGAAAAGAGCCAGATATCTATATTTTCTCTGATCCTCAGTGGGCACCTTCCGAGAATCCGGGAGTGAGCTATGACTGTCTGAGCGACCCGGCTAAGAAGACTCTGTGCTATTTCAATACAGAGACAAACTGTGCTTGTATCCTTGGTATGAGATACTTTGGCGAGCATAAAAAAGGAACTTTGACCATGGTATGGGCAATTGCAAACCGTAACGGTTATGCATCCTGCCACGGTGGACAAAAAGAGTATCTGCTTTCAGACGGCTCAAAATATGTAGCTTCCGTATATGGTCTGTCAGGTTCTGGAAAATCTACTCTGACTCACGCAAAACATGACGGAAAATATGAAATCAAAGTTCTGCACGACGATGCGTTTATTATCAATACAGATACCTGTGCATCCATCGCGATCGAGCCTACTTACTTTGATAAGACAGCGGATTATCCGACTGGCTGTGAGGACAATAAGTATCTTCTGACCGCACAGAATTGTTCCGCTACTCTGGATGAAGACGGAAAAGTTCAGCTGGTGACAGAGGATATCAGAAATGGAAATGGACGAGCGATTAAATCTAAGCTGTGGTCTCCGAACCGCGTAGACAAGATTGATGCGCCTGTAAATGCTATTTTCTGGATTATGAAAGATCCTACCATTCCGCCAATTGTAAAACTGAAAGGTGCTTCTTTGGCCTCTGTGATGGGTGCGACTCTGGCGACCAAGAGATCTTCCGCTGAGCGTCTGGCTCCTGGTGTAGATCCGAATAAGCTGGTTGTAGTTCCTTATGCGAACCCATTCAGAACTTACCCTCTGTCTAACGACTATGAGAAGTTCAAAAAATTGGTGGAAGAGAAAAATGTAGATTGCTATATTGTCAATACCGGAGACTTCATGGGCAAGAAGGTTCAGCCGAAAGATACTCTGGGTATTTTGGAGGCAATTGTTGAGAAGAGAGCTCAGTTCCATCAGTGGGGAAGCTTCTCTGATATCGAGATCATGGATTGGGAAGGCTTCATCCCGGATATGAATGATCCTGAATACGTGTCTCAGCTGAAAGCTCGTATGAATGATCGTCTCAATGAAATCAAAGCATTCGAGACGGAGAAAGAGGGTTATGACAAACTTCCGGACGATGCGTTGGCAGCAATCCAGAAAGTTGTAGATGAGTTGAATTAA